The following proteins are co-located in the Lagenorhynchus albirostris chromosome 2, mLagAlb1.1, whole genome shotgun sequence genome:
- the LOC132515426 gene encoding LOW QUALITY PROTEIN: leucine-rich repeat-containing protein 37A3-like (The sequence of the model RefSeq protein was modified relative to this genomic sequence to represent the inferred CDS: inserted 3 bases in 2 codons; substituted 1 base at 1 genomic stop codon) → MLAWPHQELTETGVPYPDTDSVGELPTGPDQFAVPHQDLNNKQTQHHKLPEAVPVLDWDQNQPLVLPSRHKRSYLASHMACCLCQFKNTIEVVCKKVKLCSDSGCLTDFTHCDEETSIGNAEESLMKVLQAWKKNSSELTIESERASSDKXAVSLSGFMNEQLDFNNKSDIISALNYILPLISDGNLGDVESILLPFIXNTQDGDMPLGILKINTRSPSVKAVPNNSTNKNKLKKLHFLENLLDAETEEKFDEVKKEDKPAPHTRSNHLSAMFKLHIFQKKLEAAQPEKDSLTNIESTEKKLLRVNRVLRGPRGIQKMHLKAVGDESVRRKQNAQQSVANTAEERRLRRPSPRKLKQLLMVQRPRKLVGKSSNTEPSFIKEHKAAGSSSLKQYFKGRPFASIHPKSPSEVKSKSKDLSHTIFVLEAVKARVRNIEAPELISPSGEKYILHKTQSHRVHRKPKVKRSRKFRKKSSLSRMMLASSPFSVARSLINSPPREAVSPSREVTSXENPFLALFSLSDHPPEHTTSENNTAKNVSDEIVSRGNSTLPGGNGPGNTTHRNIFTAHSAVAADNSMPTVQHTNKTQWEYHNTGTELSSEPTGFTFPGLTSPGDQVETQLNQQLRSLIPNNDMRRLISHVIQTLKMDCSETHVQLACANLMSQTGLLMKLLSKQQEVNVSKAEWHTDQWKTDNYISESTEAQSEQKEQESSELTEEVPGYGYNNKLILAISVTVVVTILVTILCLTEICSHRIAKEEVKKRSRRRTLSAEDGHFDIGIRIGLSTPHARKIWHKSYTTGSLLMRIRYFSIPAEGPNS, encoded by the exons ATGTTGGCCTGGCCTCATCAGGAGTTGACTGAGACTGGGGTTCCATACCCGGACACGGATTCGGTTGGAGAGCTGCCTACAGGGCCAGATCAGTTTGCTGTTCCCCATCAGGATCTAAATAACAAGCAAACCCAACATCACAAGCTCCCAGAGGCAGTTCCAGTGCTAGACTGGGATCAGAATCAGCCCTTGGTTCTCCCTTCTCGACACAAAA GATCTTACCTAGCTAGCCATATGGCCTGCTGCCTCTGccaatttaaaaataccattgaGGTTGTCTGTAAGAAAGTCAAGCTGTGTTCTGACAGTGGATGCCTGACAGACTTCACACATTGTG atgaagaaacatctATAGGGAATGCAGAAGAATCGTTGATGAAGGTGTTACAAGCCTGGAAGAAGAACAGCAGCGAGCTGACTATTGAGTCAGAGAGGGCATCCTCAGATA GTGCTGTCAGCTTGTCAGGCTTCATGAATGAGCAGCTGGACTTTAATAATAAAAGTGATATTATCAGTGCACTGAATTACATACTGCCTCTTATCTCAGATGGAAATCTAGGAGATGTGGAATCAATATTATTACCATTCAT CAATACACAAGATGGAGATATGCCACTGGGCATTTTGAAAATCAATACAAGGAGCCCTTCTGTTAAAGCTGTACCCAACAAttcaactaataaaaataaattgaagaaactTCACTTTCTGGAAAATTTGTTAGATGCAGAAACCGAAGAAAAATTTGATGAGGTTAAAAAGGAAGATAAACCTGCCCCGCATACGCGTTCCAACCATTTAAGTGCCATGTTTAAACTCCACATCTTTCAAAAGAAATTGGAAGCTGCCCAACCAGAGAAAGACAGCCTAACAAATATTGAGAGTACGGAGAAAAAGCTGTTGAGAGTGAACAGGGTCCTCAGGGGCCCAAGGGGCATACAGAAAATGCACCTCAAAGCAGTGGGAGATGAGAGCGTCAGGAGGAAACAGAATGCCCAGCAATCTGTGGCAAACACTGCCGAAGAAAGAAGGCTCAGGAGGCCATCCCCAAGAAAGCTGAAACAGCTTCTCATGGTGCAGAGGCCCAGGAAGCTGGTGGGAAAGTCGTCCAATACAGAGCCTTCATTCATAAAGGAACACAAGGCAGCAGGCTCCTCTTCCCTGAAACAGTACTTCAAGGGCAGGCCTTTTGCCTCCATCCATCCAAAATCTCCATCTGAGGTTAAAAGCAAATCAAAAGACTTATCCCAcactatttttgttttagaagctGTAAAGGCTAGAGTTAGAAATATTGAGGCTCCTGAACTAATCTCACCTTCTGGTGAAAAATACATCTTGCATAAAACTCAGTCTCATCGGGTTcacagaaaacccaaagtcaaaaGGAGTCGAAAGTTCAGAAAGAAAAGTTCACTCAGTAGAATGATGCTTGCAAGCTCTCCGTTCTCTGTAGCGAGGAGTCTCATAAATTCCCCTCCACGAGAGGCTGTTTCACCTTCAAGAGAAGTGACTTCTTAGGAAAATCCTTTTCtagcattattttctctttcagaccaTCCTCCAGAACACACTACTTCAGAAAACAATACTGcaaaaaatgtttctgatgaaATTGTTTCTAGAGGAAACTCTACTCTGCCAGGAGGAAACGGCCCTGGAAACACTACCCATAGGAACATCTTCACTGCACATTCTGCTGTTGCTGCAGACAATAGTATGCCAACTGTTCAACACACCAACAAAACACAATGGGAGTACCACAACACGGGCACTGAATTATCCTCCGAGCCCACAGGCTTCACGTTCCCAGGGCTCACATCCCCAGGTGATCAAGTTGAAACTCAGCTAAACCAGCAGCTACGGTCCCTCATCCCCAACAATGACATGCGAAGGCTCATTTCTCATGTTATCCAGACTTTGAAAATGGACTGCTCAGAGACACACGTGCAGCTGGCCTGTGCCAACCTCATGTCTCAAACAGGCCTCCTGATGAAACTTCTCAGCAAGCAGCAAGAAGTAAATGTTTCCAAAGCGGAATGGCATACGGACCAGTGGAAAACTGACAACTATATCAGTGAGAGCACAGAAGCCCAGAGTGAGCAGAAAGAGCAGGAGTCAAGTGAG ctcaCAGAAGAAGTTCCAGGATATGGCTATAACAACAAACTCATCTTGGCAATATCTGTAACTGTAGTAGTGACGATTTTGGTTACAATTCTGTGTCTCACTGAG atCTGTTCTCATAGAATTGCAAAAGAGGAAGtgaaaaagagaagcagaag GAGGACCCTTTCGGCAGAAGATGGCCACTTTGACATAGGGATACGTATAGGCCTCTCAACGCCACACGCAAGGAAAATATGGCACAAAAGCTACACGACAGGGAGTCTTCTGATGAGGATAAGATATTTCTCCATCCCAGCAGAAGGCCCAAACTCATAA